One Oreochromis niloticus isolate F11D_XX linkage group LG16, O_niloticus_UMD_NMBU, whole genome shotgun sequence genomic window carries:
- the LOC109197616 gene encoding uncharacterized protein LOC109197616, whose translation MPDIDVQNEHSDISDGEDPVPNRTRRQCWSEECQLMHNYVPHNKIEMAFFVNLLQTLETVINTSLRACAPKEPIKSLITLPVTPPELAHNMTMVCLWRLRVPEKQGVSFVYPNKTRHFNTDTTHCSEIWSMVGYGNEYSNWRNCKNETVCSILGPKIYKGSSIYLRAPNNTRNDSRWGRAIKSILVPKLTRPIPGLLWLCNGTLKQRLPANWTGICGIVTLAQEILIQIPKTHTHASPRSRRSLVEDSGNKAWIDAIGVPRGIPREYKAQSEVAAGFASLLPIIQVNKNVAWINYVYYNQQRHLNLTNQALKLLGEQLSATSLMTVQNRMALDMLLAERGGVCAMFGDMCCTFIPNNTAPGGSFEQTMKMLQDLQVELKENAGTWSGLDEAFQNMFGGWADTIKVLAAILCSILVMLAIIVCCIVPCFKALIKKVAKDTATGIFLAQAYSPIATEEEEDCV comes from the coding sequence AGATGGAGAGGACCCAGTCCCCAACAGGACTCGACGACAATGCTGGTCAGAGGAATGCCAACTAATGCATAATTATGTACCCCATAACAAAATTGAAATGGCATTCTTTGTAAACCTACTACAAACTCTAGAAACAGTAATAAATACAAGTCTGCGTGCATGTGCTCCAAAGGAACCAATAAAGAGCTTAATAACACTTCCGGTCACACCGCCCGAACTAGCCCATAACATGACCATGGTCTGCCTATGGAGACTTAGAGTCCCAGAAAAGCAGGGTGTATCTTTTGTTTATCCAAATAAGACACGTCATTTCAATACTGACACAACGCATTGTAGTGAAATATGGTCCATGGTTGGGTATGGTAATGAATACTCAAACTGGCGTAACTGTAAAAACGAAACCGTATGTTCAATATTAGGTCCAAAGATATACAAGGGGTCTTCTATTTACCTGCGCGCGCCGAACAACACGCGCAACGACAGCCGTTGGGGCAGAGCTATAAAAAGTATACTAGTGCCAAAACTGACGAGACCAATTCCTGGCCTATTGTGGCTGTGCAATGGCACCCTTAAGCAAAGGCTGCCTGCTAACTGGACAGGAATCTGTGGCATAGTAACCTTAGCCCAGGAAATATTAATCCAAATCCCAAAAACACATACCCACGCTTCCCCGCGCTCACGCCGGAGCTTAGTGGAAGACTCAGGCAATAAGGCATGGATCGACGCAATAGGAGTGCCCAGAGGAATACCAAGAGAATATAAGGCCCAAAGTGAAGTGGCCGCAGGGTTTGCCTCTCTACTTCCAATTATCCAAGTAAACAAAAACGTAGCTTGGATAAATTATGTTTATTACAACCAACAACGCCACCTCAACCTGACCAACCAAGCATTGAAACTTCTAGGAGAACAACTGTCTGCCACCTCACTCATGACTGTCCAAAATAGAATGGCACTGGACATGCTTTTAGCTGAACGTGGGGGTGTCTGTGCTATGTTTGGAGATATGTGTTGTACATTCATCCCCAACAATACAGCCCCAGGAGGCTCCTTTGAACAAACTATGAAAATGTTACAAGATTTACAAGTTGAACTGAAGGAAAACGCAGGAACATGGTCAGGACTAGACGAGGCTTTCCAGAACATGTTTGGGGGATGGGCAGACACAATCAAAGTATTAGCAGCCATTTTATGCAGTATTCTAGTGATGTTGGCCATTATTGTTTGTTGTATTGTACCATGTTTCAAAGCTTTGATTAAGAAAGTTGCTAAAGACACTGCAACCGGAATCTTCCTGGCACAAGCTTATAGTCCCATAgcaactgaagaagaagaagactgtgTGTAA
- the bcs1l gene encoding mitochondrial chaperone BCS1: MPLSDFLDGLKDNPYFGAGFGLVGVGTALALARKGAQVGMIFFRRHYMITLEVPSRDKSYNWLLSWITKHAKHTQHLSVETSYLAHESGRVHTQFDFHPSPGNHIIWYGRKWIRVERTREKQMVDLHTGTPWESVTFTALGRDRQIFFNILQEARELALKQEEGRTVMYTAMGAEWRPFGFPRRRRPLSSVVLDVGVAERIVDDVKDFIGNPKWYTDRGIPYRRGYLLYGPPGCGKSSFITALAGELGYSICLMSLSDRTLSDDRLNHLLSVAPQQSIILLEDVDAAFVSRDLLPTENPLAYQGMGRLTFSGLLNSLDGVASSEARIVFMTTNFIDRLDAALIRPGRVDLKQYIGHCTHWQLTQMFRRFYPDEPASEAEHFAKQALATHSEISAAQVQGHFLLHKMDPAGSIDNVAQIKG; the protein is encoded by the exons ATGCCCCTGTCGGATTTTCTGGACGGCCTGAAGGACAACCCGTACTTCGGAGCCGGCTTCGGACTGGTCGGGGTCGGGACAGCTCTGGCGCTTGCCAGGAAAGGGGCTCAGGTGGGGATGATCTTCTTCCGCAGGCACTACATGATCACTCTGGAGGTGCCCAGCAGGGACAAGAGCTACAACTGGCTGCTGAGCTGGATCACCAAGCACGCCAAACACACGCAGCACCTGAGCGTGGAGACCTCCTACCTGGCCCACGAGAGCGGACGGGTTCACACGCAGTTTGACTTTCACCCGAGCCCTGGCAACCACATCATCTG GTATGGGAGGAAGTGGATCAGGGTGGAGCGGACCAGGGAGAAGCAGATGGTGGATCTGCACACTGGAACTCCCTGGGAGTCTGTCACTTTCACAGCTTTAGGCAGAGACAGGCAGATCTTCTTTAATATCTTACAAGAAG CAAGAGAACTGGCGCTGAAGCAGGAGGAAGGGAGGACAGTGATGTACACGGCCATGGGTGCAGAGTGGCGGCCCTTCGGCTTTCCTCGGCGACGCAGACCCCTCAGCTCTGTGGTGCTGGACGTGGGCGTTGCCGAAAGGATTGTAGATGACGTGAAGGACTTCATTGGAAATCCCAAATGGTACACAGATAGAG GTATTCCCTACAGAAGAGGCTACCTGCTGTACGGCCCCCCTGGATGTGGAAAGAGCAGTTTTAT CACGGCGTTGGCTGGTGAGCTGGGCTACAGCATCTGTCTGATGAGTCTGAGTGACCGAACACTTTCGGACGACCGCCTGAATCACCTCCTGAGCGTGGCACCACAGCAGAGCATCATTCTGCTGGAGGATGTCGATGCAGCCTTTGTCAGCAGAGACCTGCTTCCCACTGAGA ACCCTCTGGCCTATCAGGGAATGGGACGACTGACCTTCAGTGGACTGCTGAACTCTCTTGATGGAGTGGCTTCATCAGAGGCCCGAATAGTTTTTATGACTACTAACTTCATAGACAG GTTAGATGCAGCGCTCATCCGACCCGGCCGTGTTGATCTGAAGCAGTACATCGGGCATTGCACCCACTGGCAGCTCACCCAGATGTTCCGGCGATTTTACCCCGACGAACCGGCCTCTGAGGCAGAACACTTTGCCAAGCAGGCTTTAGCCACACACTCTGAAATCAGTGCTGCTCAGGTGCAAGGACACTTTCTGCTGCACAAAATGGACCCTGCAGGATCGATAGACAATGTTGCTCAAATAAAAGGATGA